From one Haloferax marinisediminis genomic stretch:
- a CDS encoding rhomboid family intramembrane serine protease: protein MATCDVCGRNENLPYRCSRCGGTFCAEHRLPENHNCSGLSEWNDPSGVFQSDFNDSVQTERRPGSGILDSLTSTGGFLGYFRGNMSYLFLAIMWVMFLLEWVVIFAMRGGILPFGTFSAVFTLSTQNPLYIWTWVTSVFSHSPVSFYHIVGNSIVLYFFGPPVERYIGSRKFALLFVGAGALAGLSHIGAALILTPGIPTSVLGASGAVFAVLGVLTVLNPGLRIYLYFLIPIPLWLFTFGFAALSVVFFLSPGTAATAGQGNVAHFAHLVGLVIGLAYGQRVKGTRNVPSEMSLGGGMRRGPGGGRF, encoded by the coding sequence ATGGCTACCTGCGACGTGTGCGGGCGGAACGAGAACCTGCCGTACCGTTGTTCCCGGTGTGGCGGCACGTTCTGTGCTGAACACCGACTTCCCGAGAATCACAACTGTTCGGGCCTCTCAGAGTGGAACGACCCCTCCGGCGTCTTCCAAAGTGACTTCAACGACTCCGTACAGACGGAGCGTCGTCCGGGCAGCGGTATCCTCGACTCCCTCACCAGCACGGGAGGGTTCCTCGGCTACTTCCGCGGGAACATGTCGTACCTGTTTCTGGCGATCATGTGGGTGATGTTCCTGTTGGAGTGGGTCGTCATCTTCGCGATGCGGGGTGGAATCCTCCCCTTCGGCACGTTCAGCGCAGTCTTCACGCTGAGTACGCAGAACCCACTGTACATCTGGACGTGGGTCACGTCGGTGTTCTCGCACAGTCCGGTTTCGTTCTACCACATCGTCGGGAACAGCATCGTGCTGTACTTCTTCGGCCCGCCGGTGGAACGCTACATCGGGTCGCGCAAGTTCGCCCTCCTGTTCGTCGGTGCTGGCGCACTCGCCGGACTCTCGCACATCGGGGCTGCGCTCATCTTGACTCCCGGGATTCCGACATCCGTGCTTGGCGCTTCGGGTGCTGTCTTCGCTGTCCTCGGCGTCCTCACGGTCCTCAACCCGGGGCTGCGCATCTACCTGTACTTCCTCATCCCCATCCCGTTGTGGCTGTTCACCTTCGGGTTCGCGGCCCTCTCGGTCGTGTTCTTCCTCTCACCCGGGACTGCGGCGACAGCAGGACAGGGGAACGTCGCACACTTCGCCCACCTCGTCGGGCTCGTCATCGGCCTCGCGTACGGCCAGCGCGTGAAAGGCACACGGAACGTCCCCAGTGAGATGTCGCTCGGTGGCGGCATGCGCCGCGGCCCCGGTGGCGGCCGCTTCTGA
- a CDS encoding endonuclease V, producing MQQVHPELAPRPGLSRTEMETLQRRVAETAVFDDDLSFAPERVSLGDPENTTLVGDAAPPLVAGIDQSFLDGRALSAVVVLRGGEVVERVHAVSDLDLPYIPGLLSFREGGPILDALAELETDPDLFVFDGSGRIHFRQAGLATHIGVVCDVPSIGVAKSLLCGTPDEDVDGRPEGWRTPIRADDSVDAVGGHPATPETTIGYAFQSRQYDSRPIINPLYVSPGHRVSAETAVDLVSRLSGDYKLPEPTRLADAYADEAKAQYE from the coding sequence ATGCAACAGGTCCACCCAGAACTCGCACCCCGGCCCGGTCTCTCCCGAACCGAGATGGAGACACTCCAGCGCCGCGTCGCGGAGACAGCCGTCTTCGACGACGACCTCTCGTTCGCCCCGGAGCGCGTCTCACTGGGTGACCCCGAAAATACGACACTCGTCGGAGACGCAGCGCCCCCGCTCGTCGCCGGCATCGACCAGTCGTTCCTCGACGGCCGCGCCCTGAGCGCCGTCGTCGTCCTCCGTGGCGGCGAGGTAGTCGAGCGCGTCCACGCCGTCTCCGACCTCGACTTGCCGTACATTCCCGGCCTCCTCTCGTTCCGCGAAGGCGGCCCCATTCTCGACGCGCTCGCCGAACTCGAGACCGACCCGGACCTCTTCGTCTTCGACGGGTCTGGACGCATTCACTTTCGGCAGGCCGGCCTCGCCACCCACATCGGCGTCGTCTGCGACGTTCCGAGTATCGGCGTGGCCAAATCACTCCTCTGCGGAACGCCCGACGAAGACGTAGACGGTCGTCCCGAAGGGTGGCGCACACCGATTCGCGCGGACGATTCGGTCGACGCCGTCGGGGGGCACCCTGCGACACCCGAGACGACCATTGGCTACGCCTTCCAGTCGCGGCAGTACGACTCGCGTCCCATCATCAATCCGCTGTACGTCAGCCCCGGCCACCGCGTCTCGGCAGAGACCGCAGTCGACCTCGTCTCGCGTCTCTCCGGTGACTACAAACTTCCCGAACCAACGCGTCTCGCCGACGCCTACGCCGACGAGGCAAAGGCACAGTACGAGTAG
- a CDS encoding SDR family oxidoreductase, with protein sequence MHQKTVLITGCSSGIGRATALGFLDEEWEVYATARNPADIETLGDRGANIATLDVTDQSDVDRVVDRILDEQGRIDCLVNNAGYGQMGPIEDVPTEMVHEQFDVNVYGPHRLTRAVLPHMRSQGEGTIVNVSSVVGRVSFPGGGVYAGSKFALEAMTDALRAEVEEYDIDAVLVEPGPVETQFANRVEAEVNGGDEHDGLERSGAYEKFYKLFDDTEALGGTGPGAIPPERVAEDIVNAASSTKPRARYQPGTVARIAVLGRFLPDAWRDTLFGFVRKLP encoded by the coding sequence GTGCATCAAAAGACGGTCCTCATCACCGGTTGTTCCTCGGGAATCGGGCGCGCCACGGCGCTCGGCTTCCTCGACGAGGAGTGGGAGGTCTACGCCACCGCCCGTAACCCGGCGGACATCGAGACGCTGGGCGACCGCGGTGCGAACATCGCGACGCTCGACGTGACCGACCAGAGTGACGTCGACCGCGTCGTCGACCGCATCCTCGACGAACAGGGTCGCATCGACTGTCTCGTCAACAACGCTGGCTACGGCCAGATGGGTCCCATCGAGGACGTGCCGACCGAGATGGTCCACGAGCAGTTCGACGTGAACGTCTACGGTCCACATCGACTCACTCGGGCCGTACTCCCTCACATGCGGTCACAAGGCGAGGGAACCATCGTCAACGTCTCCAGCGTGGTCGGACGGGTCTCCTTCCCCGGCGGCGGTGTGTACGCGGGGTCGAAGTTCGCGCTCGAAGCGATGACCGACGCGCTCCGCGCCGAAGTCGAGGAGTACGATATCGACGCCGTCCTCGTCGAACCCGGCCCGGTCGAGACGCAGTTCGCGAACCGCGTCGAAGCGGAGGTCAACGGCGGCGACGAACACGATGGCCTCGAACGGTCGGGCGCCTACGAGAAGTTCTACAAACTCTTCGACGATACGGAAGCGCTCGGCGGCACCGGTCCGGGAGCAATCCCGCCCGAGCGAGTCGCCGAAGACATCGTCAACGCTGCGAGTTCGACGAAACCACGCGCGCGCTACCAACCGGGGACCGTCGCACGAATCGCCGTCCTCGGTCGGTTCCTCCCCGACGCGTGGCGTGACACGCTGTTCGGGTTCGTCCGAAAACTCCCCTGA
- a CDS encoding ArsA family ATPase: MDIDVEPTERPEETDDAGDEGPAEIEVEVTDREEATTTDRADLPRGIDAPDYVLYGGKGGVGKTTMAAATALASAADGTATLVVSTDPAHSLSDTLGTQLPAEPSRIREDIPLYAAEIDPDSVMEGPFAAGGDAAPASDETEYDTSEYDDDNPFVGDDGGNSPFGGMGDAMGGFEDLLGGDGPMGMGGPMPGADEAAAMQQLLEYLDDPRFERVVIDTAPTGHTLRLLELPEMMDSMLGRIVRMRDKFSGMMDSVKGMFGAGPDDPQAGMADLDELRERIERLRAVLRDPSKTDFRVVMIPEEMSVVESKRLVARLDEFGIPVQTLVVNRVMENVDDVADVDSSWFESPDLENCGFCQRRWKVQQEALRSATDLFRGRDVKRVPLLADQVQGEDALRVVASCLE; encoded by the coding sequence ATGGACATCGACGTCGAGCCGACTGAACGCCCCGAGGAGACGGACGACGCTGGCGATGAGGGGCCAGCAGAGATAGAAGTCGAAGTCACCGACCGTGAGGAGGCGACGACCACGGACCGCGCGGACCTCCCACGCGGTATCGACGCCCCCGACTACGTCCTCTACGGCGGCAAAGGCGGCGTCGGGAAGACTACGATGGCGGCCGCGACGGCACTCGCCAGCGCGGCCGACGGGACGGCGACACTCGTCGTCTCGACCGACCCCGCACACTCGCTGTCGGACACGCTCGGGACGCAACTCCCTGCAGAACCGTCGCGGATTCGTGAGGACATCCCTCTCTACGCCGCAGAAATCGACCCCGACTCAGTGATGGAAGGGCCATTCGCCGCGGGCGGAGACGCGGCCCCCGCCAGCGACGAGACGGAGTACGACACGAGTGAGTACGACGACGACAACCCGTTCGTCGGCGACGACGGCGGGAACTCACCGTTCGGCGGCATGGGCGACGCGATGGGTGGATTCGAAGACCTCCTTGGCGGCGACGGTCCGATGGGGATGGGCGGCCCGATGCCCGGTGCCGACGAGGCGGCAGCGATGCAGCAACTCCTCGAATATCTTGACGACCCTCGCTTCGAGCGCGTCGTCATCGACACCGCACCGACTGGTCACACGCTTCGACTCCTCGAACTGCCGGAGATGATGGACTCGATGCTCGGTCGCATCGTCCGAATGCGCGACAAGTTTTCGGGTATGATGGACAGCGTCAAAGGGATGTTCGGTGCCGGTCCCGACGACCCGCAGGCGGGGATGGCCGACCTCGACGAACTCAGAGAGCGTATCGAGCGGCTCCGCGCCGTCCTTCGAGACCCGTCGAAGACTGACTTCCGCGTCGTCATGATTCCCGAAGAGATGAGCGTCGTCGAGTCGAAGCGCCTCGTCGCCCGCCTCGACGAGTTCGGCATTCCGGTCCAGACGCTCGTCGTCAATCGCGTGATGGAGAACGTCGACGACGTCGCCGACGTGGACTCGTCGTGGTTCGAATCGCCCGACCTGGAAAACTGTGGCTTCTGCCAGCGCCGCTGGAAAGTGCAACAAGAGGCACTTCGGTCGGCGACCGACCTGTTCCGCGGCCGTGACGTCAAACGAGTGCCACTCCTCGCAGACCAGGTACAGGGTGAAGACGCGCTGCGCGTCGTCGCGTCCTGTCTGGAGTAG
- a CDS encoding CinA family protein, with amino-acid sequence MREFESGQPEAEERVGDTLRDAGHTVAVAESCTGGLIGSLLTDVPGSSDYFDRSLVTYSYDAKRHELAVSRESLDEHGAVSEPVAGEMAAGVRDIADTTWGLATTGIAGPDGGLPGKPVGTVFVGIAFAAPWGSGDSYTRVERFEYDGSRTQVKEQIARGALELLREEVESVSENAGD; translated from the coding sequence ATGCGCGAGTTCGAATCCGGCCAACCGGAAGCAGAAGAACGCGTGGGAGACACCCTCCGCGACGCAGGCCACACTGTCGCTGTCGCCGAGTCCTGTACGGGTGGTCTCATCGGGTCGCTCCTCACCGACGTGCCGGGGTCGAGCGACTACTTCGACCGCTCGCTCGTCACCTACTCGTACGACGCCAAGCGCCACGAACTGGCCGTCTCGCGGGAGAGTCTCGACGAACACGGGGCAGTCTCCGAACCCGTCGCAGGTGAGATGGCAGCTGGCGTCCGCGACATCGCCGACACGACGTGGGGTCTCGCGACGACGGGCATCGCAGGTCCAGATGGCGGCCTTCCCGGAAAGCCAGTTGGGACTGTCTTCGTCGGCATCGCGTTCGCGGCCCCGTGGGGGTCGGGAGACTCCTACACGCGTGTCGAACGGTTCGAATACGACGGGTCGCGGACGCAGGTGAAAGAACAGATTGCGCGCGGGGCGCTGGAGTTACTTCGTGAAGAAGTCGAGTCGGTGAGCGAGAACGCAGGCGACTGA
- a CDS encoding metal-dependent hydrolase, whose amino-acid sequence MNKKGHVLNAILLALGLGVILTIDPRTFEPNRAETYVLLAQKIGQLSLPIILGALFPDVDTAFGKHRKTLHNLPVLIVFLAFPLVFDNLHFVWIGVATHYVLDMVGSKRGIALFYPLSPQEYDLPTGVATSSKYADIVTYVVTAAELVVLAGIHYYVISLDVSLADTAAAFTAVL is encoded by the coding sequence ATGAACAAGAAGGGGCACGTCCTCAATGCCATCCTCTTAGCACTCGGCCTCGGCGTCATCCTCACCATCGACCCGCGAACGTTCGAACCGAATCGCGCGGAGACGTACGTCCTCCTCGCGCAGAAAATCGGACAGTTGTCCCTTCCAATCATTCTCGGCGCGCTCTTTCCCGACGTGGACACTGCCTTCGGCAAACACCGCAAGACGCTCCACAACCTGCCGGTGCTTATCGTGTTTCTCGCCTTCCCACTGGTGTTCGACAATCTGCACTTCGTCTGGATTGGCGTCGCCACGCACTACGTCCTCGACATGGTCGGGTCGAAACGCGGTATCGCGCTGTTCTACCCGCTGTCACCGCAGGAGTACGACCTGCCGACTGGCGTGGCGACGAGTTCGAAGTACGCCGACATCGTCACGTACGTCGTGACTGCTGCCGAACTCGTCGTGCTGGCGGGTATCCACTACTACGTAATCTCACTCGACGTGTCGCTGGCGGACACGGCGGCGGCGTTCACGGCAGTGCTGTGA
- a CDS encoding PHP-associated domain-containing protein has product MHVKILDDSVVSRAKARGLDVLVYAPHFVRLPDIRARAERFSDDDLLVVPAREVFTGSWKDRKHLLAVGLDDPVPDFITLDGALDEFERQGAATLVPHPELLTVSLTLDDIAQYRDDIDAVETYNAKAFSRHNRRGREIARETGLPGFASSYAHLRGSIGEAWTEFDGDIDSEAALVEALRDGTDRRVMRRSGLSHTIRGAVEFAHLGYENSWGKLDRLLLSGMEPTHPNHIAYDGKFDDVSVY; this is encoded by the coding sequence ATGCACGTGAAGATTCTCGACGACAGTGTCGTCTCGCGTGCGAAAGCCCGTGGTCTCGACGTGCTCGTCTACGCTCCGCACTTTGTTCGTCTCCCCGACATTCGTGCTCGCGCCGAACGATTCTCTGACGACGACCTACTGGTCGTCCCCGCCCGAGAGGTGTTCACCGGGTCGTGGAAAGACCGCAAACACCTCCTCGCAGTCGGCCTCGACGACCCCGTCCCCGACTTCATCACGCTCGACGGCGCGCTCGACGAGTTCGAGCGACAGGGTGCGGCGACGCTCGTCCCACACCCGGAACTGCTGACGGTGAGTCTGACTCTCGACGACATCGCCCAGTACCGCGACGACATCGACGCCGTCGAGACGTACAACGCCAAAGCGTTCTCACGGCACAATCGTCGCGGGCGTGAAATCGCTCGCGAGACTGGCTTGCCCGGATTTGCGTCGTCGTACGCCCACCTCCGCGGGAGCATCGGCGAAGCGTGGACCGAGTTCGACGGCGACATCGACTCGGAAGCAGCGCTCGTCGAGGCCCTTCGTGACGGGACCGACCGCCGAGTGATGCGCCGCTCCGGTCTCTCGCATACGATTCGTGGCGCAGTCGAATTTGCACACCTCGGCTACGAGAACTCGTGGGGGAAGCTAGACCGCTTACTCCTGTCGGGGATGGAACCAACTCATCCGAACCACATCGCGTACGACGGCAAGTTCGACGACGTGAGCGTCTACTGA
- a CDS encoding DUF7565 family protein, translating into MARWKCGVEGCGGRFEDVESVIIHQTTEHERHECKVCGTIVPEGYFAIRHAFDEHTRAEFVRAYEADSTAVRIREDIKDTVESEADLNSVVQTLREKGAL; encoded by the coding sequence ATGGCCAGGTGGAAGTGCGGTGTCGAAGGGTGCGGTGGTCGATTCGAAGACGTCGAAAGTGTCATCATCCACCAGACGACCGAACACGAGCGTCACGAGTGTAAGGTGTGTGGAACCATCGTTCCCGAGGGCTACTTCGCGATTCGTCACGCCTTCGACGAACACACTCGCGCGGAGTTCGTCCGTGCGTACGAAGCAGATTCGACAGCCGTCCGTATCCGCGAGGACATCAAGGACACTGTCGAAAGTGAAGCCGACCTCAATAGCGTCGTGCAGACGCTTCGCGAGAAAGGCGCGCTGTAA
- a CDS encoding transcription elongation factor Spt5, translated as MPIFAVKTTARQERTVADMIATKEFAEIHAVLSPDSLTSYVMVEADDSAIVTRVLEEIPHARGLVESGGMVGTSSMAEVEHFLSPTPDVEGIAEGDIVELIAGPFKGEKARVQRIDETKDQVTVELYEATVPIPVTVRGDQIRVLDSEER; from the coding sequence ATGCCAATCTTCGCCGTAAAGACGACCGCTCGCCAGGAGCGAACGGTCGCGGACATGATTGCGACGAAGGAGTTCGCCGAAATCCACGCCGTCTTGTCACCCGACTCGCTCACGAGTTACGTGATGGTCGAAGCAGACGACTCTGCAATCGTCACTCGCGTCCTCGAAGAGATTCCACACGCTCGTGGGCTCGTCGAGAGTGGCGGGATGGTCGGCACCTCCAGCATGGCGGAAGTCGAACACTTCCTCTCGCCAACGCCGGACGTCGAAGGCATCGCCGAGGGTGACATCGTCGAACTCATCGCCGGACCGTTCAAAGGCGAGAAGGCACGCGTCCAGCGCATCGACGAGACGAAAGACCAGGTCACCGTCGAACTCTACGAAGCGACGGTTCCGATTCCGGTCACCGTTCGCGGCGACCAGATTCGCGTCCTCGACTCCGAAGAGCGATAA
- a CDS encoding protein translocase SEC61 complex subunit gamma, with protein MDVKYDLNSYVRVLKLASTPSWQEFSQISKIAGAGIFLVGLLGFIIFAVMSFLPGGV; from the coding sequence ATGGACGTCAAATACGACCTCAACAGCTACGTTCGCGTGTTGAAACTCGCGAGCACGCCCTCCTGGCAGGAGTTCTCTCAGATCTCCAAGATTGCCGGCGCGGGCATCTTCCTGGTCGGACTGCTCGGCTTCATCATCTTCGCAGTCATGAGCTTCCTCCCTGGGGGCGTCTGA
- the ftsZ gene encoding cell division protein FtsZ translates to MDSIVDDAIDEAEDMGDGATEVGGPENINRSGTMTDDELKAVLKDLQTNITVVGCGGAGGNTVNRMHDEGIKGAKLVAANTDVQHLVEIGADTKILMGEQKTQGRGAGSLPQVGEEAALESQEEIYDAIEGSDMVFVTAGLGGGTGTGSAPVVAKAARESGALTIAIVTTPFTAEGEVRRTNAEAGLERLRDVSDTVIVVPNDRLLDAVGKLPVRQAFKVSDEVLMRSVKGITELITKPGLVNLDFADVKTVMERGGVAMIGLGESDSESKAQESVKSALRSPLLDVDISGANSALVNVTGGSDMSIEEAEGVVEEIYDRIDPDARIIWGTSVDDELEGMMRTMIVVTGVESPQIYGRNGQVQEAAQERLEDIDYVE, encoded by the coding sequence ATGGACTCAATCGTCGACGACGCAATCGATGAGGCCGAGGACATGGGGGATGGGGCGACCGAAGTCGGCGGCCCAGAAAACATCAACCGGTCTGGAACGATGACTGATGACGAACTGAAGGCGGTTCTCAAGGACCTTCAGACCAACATTACGGTGGTCGGGTGCGGTGGTGCGGGTGGCAACACCGTCAACCGAATGCACGACGAGGGTATCAAGGGTGCCAAACTCGTCGCCGCGAACACTGACGTGCAACACCTCGTCGAAATCGGGGCAGACACGAAGATTCTCATGGGCGAGCAGAAGACCCAGGGACGCGGTGCCGGTTCGCTTCCACAGGTGGGCGAAGAAGCAGCACTCGAGTCCCAAGAGGAGATTTACGACGCCATCGAAGGCTCTGACATGGTGTTCGTGACGGCAGGCCTCGGTGGCGGTACCGGGACTGGTTCTGCGCCCGTCGTCGCCAAGGCAGCACGCGAGTCTGGTGCGCTCACCATCGCCATCGTCACGACGCCGTTCACGGCCGAGGGTGAGGTCCGACGAACGAACGCCGAAGCGGGTCTGGAACGCCTCCGCGACGTCTCTGACACGGTCATCGTCGTCCCGAACGACCGTCTCCTCGACGCCGTCGGGAAACTCCCCGTTCGGCAAGCGTTCAAGGTCTCCGACGAAGTGCTGATGCGCTCTGTCAAGGGTATCACCGAACTCATCACCAAGCCAGGTCTGGTCAACCTCGACTTCGCCGACGTGAAGACGGTCATGGAACGTGGTGGCGTCGCCATGATCGGTCTCGGCGAGTCCGACTCGGAATCCAAGGCACAGGAGTCTGTCAAGTCTGCACTCCGCTCGCCGCTTCTCGACGTCGACATCTCCGGCGCGAACTCTGCGCTCGTCAACGTCACCGGTGGCTCGGACATGAGCATCGAAGAGGCAGAAGGTGTCGTCGAGGAGATTTACGACCGTATCGACCCCGACGCACGGATTATCTGGGGAACCTCCGTCGACGACGAACTCGAAGGCATGATGCGGACGATGATTGTCGTCACGGGTGTCGAATCACCGCAGATTTACGGCCGAAATGGGCAGGTCCAAGAGGCCGCACAAGAACGCCTCGAAGACATCGACTACGTCGAGTAA
- a CDS encoding D-aminoacyl-tRNA deacylase has protein sequence MIGIVVSRADSASVHIGEHLRSLADWDEQVDEDRPDADGGGTFYRREGFELREFDDLHIYLDDPAEAFASDIDLVAFVSRHSGETGPLLTAHFTGNFGPADYGGEAGHFARACPNAQRAVVEALRTHAPDGYEVGIEATHHGPTQTAVPSMFVELGSDESEWQDPDGARAVAAAVLDIQGVAPDTDRQLVGFGGGHYAPRFLRVLEDTDWCVGHIAADWQLKSMGSPDENRDVLRRAFEASAADVALVDGDRDDLAEVLDDEGYRVVSETWVRETAGVPLGRVRELESDITRIEDGLRFGADIDAETYDTVSLPDGLLGEAQGVDLDDALDAVTETTVAFHTTEGGTRAVGRAAVTEDGYDELVDRLCEILRQKYDSVVRDDGRVTASVSAFDPEAARERGVPEGPAFGKLSSGQAVEVDGETVDPADVARERVVEFVV, from the coding sequence GTGATTGGAATCGTCGTCAGTCGCGCTGACAGCGCATCGGTCCACATCGGCGAGCACCTTCGCTCTCTCGCCGACTGGGACGAACAGGTGGACGAGGACCGACCGGACGCCGACGGCGGCGGGACGTTCTATCGCCGTGAGGGGTTCGAACTTCGTGAGTTCGACGACCTCCACATCTATCTCGACGACCCCGCCGAAGCGTTCGCTTCTGACATCGACCTCGTCGCATTCGTGTCTCGGCACTCTGGCGAGACCGGTCCGCTTCTGACTGCACACTTCACCGGTAACTTTGGCCCCGCTGACTACGGCGGTGAAGCAGGGCACTTCGCCCGCGCCTGTCCAAACGCCCAGCGCGCGGTCGTCGAGGCACTCCGAACCCACGCCCCTGACGGCTACGAAGTCGGCATCGAGGCGACGCACCACGGTCCAACCCAGACCGCTGTTCCCTCGATGTTCGTCGAACTCGGAAGCGACGAGTCGGAGTGGCAAGACCCCGATGGCGCGCGCGCAGTCGCTGCCGCTGTCCTCGACATTCAGGGCGTCGCTCCAGACACCGACCGACAACTCGTGGGCTTTGGTGGCGGCCACTACGCGCCGCGGTTCCTTCGAGTCCTCGAAGACACTGACTGGTGTGTCGGCCACATCGCTGCCGATTGGCAACTGAAGTCGATGGGCTCTCCCGACGAAAATCGGGACGTGCTCCGTCGCGCGTTCGAGGCGTCGGCAGCAGACGTCGCACTCGTCGACGGTGACCGTGACGACCTCGCGGAAGTCCTCGACGACGAGGGCTACCGCGTCGTCTCCGAGACGTGGGTCCGCGAGACTGCAGGCGTCCCACTCGGTCGCGTTCGTGAACTCGAATCTGACATCACACGAATCGAAGATGGACTCCGGTTCGGGGCGGATATCGACGCCGAAACCTACGACACGGTCTCGCTTCCGGATGGGCTCCTCGGCGAGGCACAAGGCGTCGACCTCGACGACGCACTCGACGCAGTCACCGAGACGACTGTCGCCTTCCACACGACCGAAGGCGGGACGCGCGCGGTCGGCCGTGCAGCGGTCACTGAAGATGGATACGACGAACTCGTCGACCGTCTCTGTGAGATTCTTCGGCAGAAGTACGACTCGGTGGTCCGCGACGATGGCCGCGTCACAGCGTCCGTCAGCGCCTTCGACCCCGAAGCGGCCCGTGAACGGGGTGTTCCAGAGGGACCCGCGTTCGGGAAACTCTCGTCAGGCCAGGCGGTCGAGGTCGACGGAGAGACTGTCGACCCCGCGGACGTCGCGCGCGAGAGAGTTGTCGAGTTCGTTGTCTGA
- a CDS encoding sodium:calcium antiporter: MVRRRLSHPLVAVFGAALLTVPWLGLHTLFGIELQTGVTVALSGVAVLGASFLLAWGAETAEADVPRAFALAILAVLAVAPEYAVDALYAWEAGINPGTPESAEAASLAVANMTGANRILIGIGWSAIALFTVFRARETGDTAVENRPGFLADAVRLDKGISTEILFLFAATVFAFFVPLGGGIGAFDMFVLVGLYVAYILVALNSPHDHEEQIGIPAYLQSYVKPKRIATTLALFIFSGFVILVAVEPFAHGLEELGTAVGIPPFLMIQWVAPLASESPELIVVAYLVNKARSTAGFNALISSKLNQWTLLIGTLVLVYSLSLGYYAPLPLDTHQMGEIWLTAAQSYFAIAILITLAISVREALALLGLFFAQFVYAVTGASVTLPIPGLGLVTFDGTTSLIAFSVIYLVLGTGLFVLRRRELLSVAKRSVRRVRGDFSDDGPGESMATAED; the protein is encoded by the coding sequence ATGGTACGACGACGACTGAGCCACCCGCTTGTCGCAGTGTTTGGTGCAGCACTCCTCACCGTACCGTGGCTGGGGCTCCACACGCTCTTCGGTATCGAGCTTCAGACTGGTGTCACGGTGGCACTGAGCGGTGTCGCTGTCCTCGGTGCGTCGTTCCTCCTCGCGTGGGGTGCGGAGACGGCAGAAGCGGACGTGCCGCGCGCGTTCGCACTGGCGATTCTCGCGGTCCTCGCGGTTGCCCCGGAGTACGCTGTCGACGCCCTCTACGCGTGGGAAGCCGGTATCAACCCCGGCACGCCCGAGTCTGCCGAGGCGGCCAGTCTCGCTGTCGCCAACATGACCGGCGCGAACCGCATCCTCATCGGTATCGGATGGTCTGCAATCGCACTCTTCACCGTCTTCCGAGCGCGTGAAACAGGCGACACGGCAGTCGAAAACCGCCCGGGCTTCCTCGCCGACGCGGTTCGACTGGACAAGGGCATCTCGACGGAGATTCTGTTCCTCTTCGCAGCGACCGTGTTCGCGTTCTTCGTCCCACTCGGCGGAGGTATCGGGGCGTTCGATATGTTCGTCCTCGTCGGTCTCTACGTCGCGTACATCCTCGTCGCGCTGAACTCACCCCACGACCACGAAGAACAGATTGGCATCCCCGCGTACCTCCAATCGTACGTCAAACCGAAGCGAATCGCCACGACGCTCGCGTTGTTCATCTTCTCGGGGTTCGTCATCCTCGTCGCCGTCGAACCCTTCGCCCACGGCCTCGAAGAACTCGGCACCGCCGTCGGCATCCCCCCGTTCTTGATGATTCAGTGGGTCGCCCCGCTCGCGAGTGAGAGTCCCGAACTCATCGTCGTCGCCTATCTCGTCAACAAGGCCCGGTCGACCGCCGGATTCAACGCCCTCATCTCGTCGAAACTCAACCAGTGGACGCTCCTCATCGGGACGCTCGTCCTCGTCTACAGTCTCTCGCTCGGCTACTACGCCCCACTTCCGCTCGACACCCACCAGATGGGCGAAATCTGGCTGACCGCCGCACAGAGCTACTTCGCCATCGCCATCCTCATCACGCTCGCAATCAGCGTCCGCGAGGCGCTGGCACTTCTCGGCCTGTTCTTCGCGCAGTTCGTCTACGCCGTCACGGGGGCGTCGGTCACGCTTCCCATTCCGGGCCTCGGTCTCGTCACGTTCGACGGGACTACCTCACTCATCGCGTTCTCGGTCATCTATCTGGTACTCGGAACCGGACTGTTCGTCCTCCGCAGACGGGAACTTCTTTCGGTCGCCAAACGGTCGGTCCGTCGGGTTCGTGGTGACTTCAGCGACGATGGACCCGGCGAATCGATGGCGACGGCTGAAGACTGA